From a region of the Spelaeicoccus albus genome:
- a CDS encoding acyl-CoA dehydrogenase family protein — MAMHSASPLTFGLTKDQQELSAMTRDFADEQLAPFALDWDRDHTFPVDTLRKAAELGMGAIYVPEDHGGSGLTRSDAAVIFEALATGDPAVAAYISIHNMVAWMVDKYGDDAQRAAWLDRLGSMDMLGSYCLTEPGAGSDAAALKTSARRDGDDYVLNGVKQFISGAGETDIYLVMARTGQDGARGISAFIIERDTDGLSFGANEHKMGWRAQPTRQVILENVRVPAANMLGSEGQGFKIAMSGLNGGRLNIGACSIGGAQAALEKTIDYTSERMAFGSELRDFQALRFRIADMQTRLETARSLLWRAAGAVDAGDPRATELVAMAKLTATDAGFDVANEALQLHGGYGYLTEYGIEKIVRDLRVHQILEGSNEIMRVIISRKSTGVN; from the coding sequence ATGGCCATGCACTCGGCGTCGCCGCTGACGTTCGGGCTCACCAAGGACCAGCAGGAACTGTCCGCGATGACCCGGGATTTCGCGGACGAACAGCTCGCCCCCTTCGCCCTCGACTGGGACCGGGACCACACGTTTCCGGTGGACACGCTCCGCAAGGCCGCCGAACTCGGCATGGGAGCGATCTACGTGCCGGAGGACCACGGCGGCTCCGGGCTGACCCGCTCGGACGCGGCAGTCATCTTCGAAGCGCTCGCCACCGGCGACCCGGCAGTCGCGGCATACATCTCGATCCACAATATGGTCGCCTGGATGGTCGACAAGTACGGCGACGACGCGCAGCGCGCCGCCTGGCTCGATCGGCTCGGCTCGATGGACATGCTCGGCAGCTATTGCCTGACGGAGCCGGGCGCGGGGTCGGATGCCGCCGCGCTCAAGACGTCCGCACGCCGCGACGGCGACGACTACGTGCTCAACGGCGTCAAGCAGTTCATCTCGGGTGCCGGTGAGACGGACATTTATCTGGTGATGGCCCGCACCGGGCAGGACGGCGCGCGCGGCATCAGCGCGTTCATCATCGAACGCGACACCGACGGGCTGTCGTTCGGCGCCAATGAGCACAAGATGGGGTGGCGTGCGCAGCCGACCCGGCAGGTCATCTTGGAAAACGTGCGGGTGCCGGCGGCCAATATGCTCGGTTCCGAAGGGCAAGGGTTCAAGATCGCCATGTCCGGCCTGAACGGCGGGCGGCTGAATATCGGCGCTTGCTCGATCGGCGGCGCGCAAGCTGCCTTGGAGAAAACTATCGACTACACGTCCGAGCGGATGGCGTTCGGGTCGGAACTGCGCGACTTCCAAGCGCTGCGCTTTCGCATCGCTGATATGCAGACCCGCCTCGAGACGGCCCGGTCGTTGCTATGGCGAGCGGCCGGAGCCGTGGACGCCGGCGACCCGCGCGCGACCGAACTCGTGGCCATGGCCAAGTTGACGGCCACCGATGCCGGCTTCGACGTGGCCAACGAGGCTTTGCAGTTGCACGGCGGATACGGTTACCTGACGGAGTACGGTATCGAGAAAATCGTGCGGGATCTGCGCGTGCATCAGATTCTCGAAGGCAGTAACGAAATCATGCGCGTGATCATCTCCCGCAAATCGACTGGAGTGAACTAA
- a CDS encoding enoyl-CoA hydratase/isomerase family protein, whose product MTSSTGAAESPSADHHREHGTAAREPGRRAGDELLHGVTGGLARLTLNRPRAINALTEPMIMDIASALDDWATDDDVHAVLIDGAGERGLCAGGDIRAIYEDVKAAGSASIGFWRHEYRMNVRIAEFPKPYIALMDGITMGGGVGVSAHGSVRVVTERSKIGMPETGIGFAPDVGGTYLLARTPGEIGTHLALTAGVMGPGDAIACGFADHFIHSDDVPAFIDAVAADPARAVAVAAEMATDPPAAALAGDREWIDECYSASSVEDILRRLDAHSHPDAADAASAIRAKSPTSVKVTFAELRAARGRSLRAAIEQEFRVSSALTGRPDLVEGIRAQVVDKDRNPRWSPAALDDVSADQVASILDTHVKESVLS is encoded by the coding sequence TTGACGTCATCGACCGGAGCCGCCGAGTCCCCCTCAGCCGATCATCACCGCGAACACGGCACGGCCGCGCGTGAGCCCGGGCGACGGGCCGGTGACGAACTCCTGCACGGCGTGACCGGCGGCTTGGCACGGCTGACCTTGAACCGGCCGCGGGCCATCAATGCGCTCACCGAGCCCATGATCATGGACATCGCGTCCGCACTCGACGACTGGGCGACCGATGACGACGTCCATGCCGTGCTGATCGACGGCGCCGGCGAGCGCGGCCTGTGCGCGGGCGGCGACATCCGCGCCATTTACGAGGATGTGAAGGCGGCCGGATCGGCATCGATCGGATTCTGGCGCCACGAGTACCGGATGAACGTCAGGATCGCCGAATTCCCGAAGCCGTACATCGCACTGATGGACGGCATCACGATGGGCGGCGGCGTCGGCGTCTCCGCGCACGGCAGTGTCCGCGTTGTCACCGAACGGTCGAAGATCGGCATGCCGGAGACGGGAATCGGGTTCGCCCCGGATGTCGGCGGCACGTATTTACTGGCGCGAACGCCCGGCGAGATCGGTACGCATCTGGCTCTCACGGCCGGCGTCATGGGCCCGGGCGACGCCATCGCGTGCGGCTTTGCCGACCATTTCATTCACTCCGACGACGTACCGGCATTCATCGATGCCGTGGCCGCCGATCCGGCGCGGGCAGTCGCCGTCGCCGCAGAAATGGCAACCGATCCACCAGCCGCCGCTCTCGCCGGCGACCGCGAGTGGATCGACGAGTGCTATTCCGCCTCGAGCGTCGAAGACATTCTTCGGCGGCTCGACGCGCACTCCCATCCCGACGCAGCCGATGCGGCGTCCGCGATCCGGGCGAAGTCCCCCACCTCAGTCAAGGTGACGTTTGCCGAATTGCGCGCGGCGCGAGGCCGCTCGCTGCGCGCTGCCATCGAACAGGAATTCCGCGTGTCTTCCGCGCTGACCGGCAGGCCCGATCTGGTCGAAGGCATTCGCGCACAGGTCGTCGACAAGGACCGAAATCCGCGCTGGTCGCCCGCCGCATTGGACGACGTCAGTGCCGACCAGGTCGCGTCGATTCTCGACACCCACGTAAAGGAGTCAGTGCTCTCATGA
- a CDS encoding enoyl-CoA hydratase, producing the protein MTETLRVDRDPAGYALVTLDRPKALNALNLQTLNEVVTAFAELDADPSVSVIVITGSEKAFAAGADIKEMKDITFSEAYASDWFAGWDAVKRVRKPIIAAVSGFALGGGCELAMMCDILLASDTAKFGQPEIKLGVLPGMGGSQRLTRAVGKAKAMDMCLTGRTIDAEEAERAGLVSRIIPADELLDETKKIATEVAGMSTPATMMVKESINRSFETSLSEGILFERRVFHATFATHDQSEGMAAFAEKRKPNFTDS; encoded by the coding sequence ATGACCGAAACACTCCGCGTTGATCGCGACCCGGCCGGCTACGCGCTTGTCACGCTCGATCGACCCAAAGCCCTCAATGCGCTCAATCTGCAGACGCTGAACGAGGTCGTCACCGCTTTCGCCGAGCTGGACGCCGATCCATCGGTCTCAGTCATCGTGATCACCGGCTCTGAAAAGGCCTTTGCCGCCGGCGCCGACATCAAGGAAATGAAGGACATCACCTTTTCCGAGGCGTACGCCAGCGACTGGTTTGCCGGCTGGGACGCCGTCAAGCGAGTGCGCAAACCGATTATCGCGGCGGTCTCCGGCTTTGCACTCGGAGGCGGCTGCGAATTGGCCATGATGTGCGACATCCTCTTGGCGTCCGATACCGCGAAATTCGGCCAGCCCGAGATCAAGCTGGGCGTACTGCCGGGAATGGGCGGTTCGCAGCGGCTGACTCGGGCCGTGGGCAAGGCCAAGGCCATGGACATGTGCCTGACCGGACGAACCATCGACGCCGAGGAAGCCGAACGGGCCGGCCTGGTCTCCCGGATCATTCCAGCCGACGAACTGCTCGACGAGACCAAGAAGATCGCCACCGAAGTGGCAGGCATGTCGACGCCCGCCACCATGATGGTCAAGGAATCGATCAACCGCTCCTTTGAAACGTCGCTTTCGGAGGGAATCCTGTTCGAACGGCGGGTCTTTCACGCAACGTTCGCCACGCACGATCAGTCCGAGGGCATGGCGGCGTTCGCCGAAAAGCGCAAGCCGAACTTCACCGACTCCTAG
- a CDS encoding MFS transporter: MSSADEFIPATVDQKKQVRRAAVASTIGTTVEWYDYFLYGTAAALVFPHLFFPNSSAYIGTIESFATYFVGFLARPVGAAIFGHWGDRIGRKVMLIVTLLMMGISTALIGVLPGSGTWGDAAPLILILLRLLQGIAVGGEWSGSVLLSMEWGNQKKRGLMGSWPQLGVAIGLILSTALMAIFNGIMGSDAFISWGWRIPFLLSLVLVGIGLYIRLKILETPMFAKVVKTKETQAAPLLQVIKRFPKEIILSALLRMSEQMPFYVVTAFVLSYMTNKEHGYSYNFVLIGTLIAAGVEFILVPVFGSLSDTIGRKKIYMWGASIMGVWGFIYFALLDSGVGWLAFIAVCLGLIPHAMQYGPQASIIAESFPTNLRYTGAGLGYQLSSIIAGGPAALIATWLIHTFGTGYAVSVYILVSAIITLIALKLLKDRSRSDISDEATYAPKKQAG, translated from the coding sequence ATGTCCAGTGCGGACGAATTCATTCCGGCAACGGTCGACCAAAAGAAGCAGGTTCGACGAGCGGCGGTTGCCAGCACGATCGGCACCACCGTCGAGTGGTACGACTACTTCCTCTACGGCACTGCCGCGGCACTAGTCTTCCCTCATCTGTTCTTTCCCAATTCCTCGGCGTACATCGGAACAATCGAATCGTTCGCCACCTACTTCGTCGGGTTCCTGGCGCGCCCGGTGGGCGCAGCCATCTTCGGCCACTGGGGTGACCGGATAGGCCGTAAGGTCATGCTCATCGTGACGCTGCTCATGATGGGCATCTCCACCGCTCTCATCGGCGTGCTCCCCGGATCGGGAACGTGGGGCGATGCCGCACCGTTGATCTTGATCCTGCTCCGACTGCTGCAAGGCATCGCCGTCGGTGGCGAATGGAGCGGATCGGTGCTGCTTTCGATGGAATGGGGCAATCAAAAGAAGCGCGGGCTGATGGGCAGTTGGCCCCAGCTCGGTGTGGCTATCGGGCTCATTCTCTCCACCGCGCTGATGGCGATCTTCAACGGCATCATGGGGTCGGACGCCTTTATCTCGTGGGGCTGGCGCATCCCGTTCCTGCTCAGCCTCGTTCTTGTCGGCATCGGCCTCTATATTCGTCTGAAGATCTTGGAAACTCCGATGTTCGCCAAGGTCGTCAAGACCAAGGAGACGCAGGCCGCCCCGCTGCTGCAGGTCATCAAGCGCTTCCCCAAGGAGATCATCCTCTCGGCGCTGCTGCGTATGTCCGAGCAAATGCCGTTTTACGTGGTCACCGCGTTCGTCTTGTCGTACATGACGAACAAGGAGCACGGTTACTCGTACAACTTCGTGTTGATCGGTACGCTGATCGCCGCCGGCGTCGAGTTCATCCTGGTTCCGGTATTCGGCAGCCTGTCCGACACGATCGGGCGGAAGAAGATCTACATGTGGGGCGCGTCGATCATGGGCGTGTGGGGGTTCATCTACTTCGCCCTGCTTGACAGCGGCGTCGGCTGGCTCGCGTTCATCGCAGTGTGTCTGGGCCTGATACCGCATGCCATGCAATACGGGCCGCAGGCCTCGATCATCGCCGAGAGCTTCCCAACGAACCTGCGGTACACGGGTGCCGGGCTCGGGTACCAGCTGTCGTCGATCATCGCCGGGGGCCCTGCGGCGTTGATCGCCACCTGGTTGATTCACACCTTCGGTACCGGCTACGCCGTCTCCGTGTACATCCTGGTGTCGGCGATCATCACGCTCATTGCGTTGAAGCTTTTGAAGGACCGTTCGCGCAGCGACATTTCGGACGAGGCGACATACGCGCCCAAGAAACAAGCCGGCTAA
- the nrdF gene encoding class 1b ribonucleoside-diphosphate reductase subunit beta has protein sequence MPEKLKLVDHVSAINWNRVQDEKDAEVWDRLTGNFWLPEKVPLSNDVQSWATLTPEERQLTMRVFTGLTLLDTIQGTVGAISLIPDAVTPHEEAVYTNIAFMESVHAKSYSSIFTTLCSTREIDDAFRWSVENQNLQRKAEIVLSYYRGDEPLKRKVASTLLESFLFYSGFYLPMYWSSHAKLTNTADLIRLIIRDEAVHGYYIGYKFQKGLEKEDTATRDEIKNYTFDLLFELYENEVQYTQDLYDGVGLTEDVKRFLHYNANKALMNLGYEAMFPSTETDVNPAILSALSPNADENHDFFSGSGSSYVIGKAENTEDDDWDF, from the coding sequence GTGCCCGAAAAACTCAAGCTCGTCGACCACGTATCGGCGATCAACTGGAATCGCGTCCAGGATGAAAAGGACGCCGAGGTGTGGGATCGGCTCACCGGAAACTTCTGGCTGCCGGAAAAGGTGCCGCTGAGCAACGACGTGCAGTCCTGGGCCACCCTGACCCCGGAAGAACGCCAGCTGACCATGCGCGTGTTCACGGGCCTGACGCTGCTGGACACGATTCAAGGCACCGTCGGGGCGATCAGTCTCATCCCCGATGCGGTCACGCCGCACGAGGAGGCCGTGTACACGAACATCGCGTTCATGGAGAGCGTGCATGCCAAGTCGTACTCGTCGATCTTCACGACGTTGTGCTCCACACGCGAAATCGACGACGCGTTCCGCTGGTCGGTGGAGAATCAAAACCTTCAGCGCAAGGCCGAGATCGTCCTGTCCTACTATCGCGGGGACGAACCGCTCAAGCGCAAGGTCGCCTCGACGTTGCTGGAGTCGTTCCTCTTCTACTCCGGTTTCTACCTGCCCATGTACTGGTCGTCGCACGCCAAGCTGACGAACACCGCCGATCTGATTCGCCTGATCATCCGCGACGAAGCCGTGCACGGATACTACATCGGGTACAAGTTCCAAAAGGGGCTTGAGAAAGAAGATACGGCTACTCGTGACGAGATCAAGAACTACACGTTCGATCTACTGTTCGAGCTGTATGAAAACGAAGTCCAGTACACGCAAGACCTCTACGACGGCGTCGGGTTGACCGAGGACGTCAAGCGGTTCCTGCACTACAACGCCAATAAGGCGCTGATGAACCTGGGCTACGAGGCGATGTTCCCTTCGACCGAAACCGATGTGAACCCGGCGATCCTCTCGGCGTTGTCACCGAACGCCGACGAGAACCACGACTTCTTCTCCGGATCGGGCTCGTCCTACGTGATCGGTAAGGCCGAGAACACCGAAGACGACGACTGGGACTTCTGA
- the nrdE gene encoding class 1b ribonucleoside-diphosphate reductase subunit alpha yields METTVAQRDVVQTKLDEGLDYHALNAMLNLYGKDGKIQFEADREAAHQYFLQHVNQNTVFFHDLDERLDYLLKHEYYEREVLDQYSMNFIRELVDFAYSKKFRFQTFLGAFKFYTSYTLKTFDGKRYLERYEDRVCMVALSLARGDETLARELVDAIVSGRFQPATPTFLNAGKKQRGELVSCFLLRIEDNMESIGRSINSALQLSKRGGGVAFSLTNIREVGAPIKQIENQSSGVIPVMKLLEDSFSYANQLGARQGAGAVYLHAHHPDIYKFLDTKRENADEKIRIKTLSLGVVIPDITFELAKNDEDMYLFSPYDVEKVYGIPFTDVSVTEKYYEMVDDARIKKSKIKAREFFQTLAEIQFESGYPYIMYEDTVNRANPIDGKITMSNLCSEILQVSKPTTYNDDLSYAEVGKDISCNLGSLNIAMTMDSPDFGKTIETAIRGLTAVSDMSHIGSVPSIERGNDSSHAIGLGQMNLHGYLARERIHYGSEEGLDFTNMYFYSVVYHALRASNSIAIERGETFGGFEKSKYASGEYFDKYTEQEWAPRTERVRELFEAAKIDIPTQQDWLDLKASVMEHGIYNQNLQAVPPTGSISYINNSTSSIHPVASKIEIRKEGKIGRVYYPAPFLTNENLDYYQDAYEIGYKKIIDTYAEATQHVDQGLSLTLFFMDTATTRDINKAQIYAWRKGIKTIYYIRLRQLALDGTEVEGCVSCML; encoded by the coding sequence TTGGAAACGACAGTTGCTCAGCGCGATGTAGTGCAGACGAAGCTGGACGAGGGGCTGGATTACCACGCGCTCAACGCGATGCTGAACCTCTACGGCAAGGACGGCAAGATTCAGTTCGAAGCCGACCGTGAGGCGGCGCATCAGTACTTCCTGCAGCACGTCAACCAGAACACCGTGTTCTTCCACGACCTGGACGAGCGGCTGGACTACTTGCTGAAGCACGAGTACTACGAGCGGGAGGTGCTCGACCAGTACTCGATGAACTTCATCCGTGAACTGGTCGACTTCGCCTACTCGAAGAAGTTCCGCTTCCAGACATTCTTGGGCGCCTTCAAGTTCTATACCTCGTACACACTGAAGACGTTCGACGGCAAACGCTATCTCGAGCGTTACGAAGACCGCGTCTGCATGGTTGCGTTGTCGCTGGCCCGGGGCGATGAGACTTTGGCCCGAGAACTCGTTGACGCGATAGTTTCCGGCCGCTTCCAGCCGGCCACGCCGACGTTCCTCAACGCCGGCAAGAAGCAGCGCGGCGAACTCGTCTCCTGCTTCCTGTTGCGTATCGAAGACAATATGGAATCGATCGGCCGTTCGATCAACTCGGCGTTGCAACTGTCCAAGCGCGGCGGCGGCGTGGCCTTCAGCCTGACGAACATCCGCGAAGTCGGCGCTCCGATCAAGCAGATCGAAAACCAGTCGTCCGGCGTCATTCCCGTGATGAAGCTCCTTGAGGATTCGTTCTCGTACGCCAATCAACTCGGCGCGCGCCAGGGTGCCGGCGCCGTTTATCTGCACGCCCATCACCCGGACATTTACAAGTTCCTGGACACCAAACGCGAGAACGCGGACGAGAAGATCCGCATCAAGACTCTCTCGCTCGGCGTCGTGATCCCGGACATCACGTTCGAGTTGGCGAAGAACGACGAGGATATGTACCTGTTCTCGCCGTACGACGTCGAAAAGGTGTACGGCATACCGTTCACCGACGTGTCGGTCACCGAGAAGTACTACGAGATGGTCGATGACGCACGCATCAAGAAGAGCAAGATCAAGGCCCGCGAATTCTTCCAGACGCTCGCCGAGATCCAGTTCGAGTCCGGATACCCGTACATCATGTACGAAGACACTGTGAACCGGGCGAACCCGATCGACGGCAAGATCACCATGAGCAACCTGTGCTCGGAGATCCTGCAGGTGTCGAAGCCGACGACCTATAACGACGATCTGTCGTACGCGGAGGTCGGCAAGGACATCTCGTGCAATCTCGGCTCGCTCAATATCGCCATGACGATGGATTCGCCCGACTTCGGTAAAACGATCGAGACCGCAATCCGCGGTCTGACGGCCGTGTCCGATATGAGTCATATCGGTTCGGTGCCCTCGATCGAGCGGGGCAACGACTCCTCGCATGCGATCGGCCTCGGCCAGATGAACTTGCACGGCTACCTCGCCCGCGAACGCATCCACTACGGAAGCGAAGAGGGCCTGGACTTCACGAATATGTACTTTTATTCGGTCGTGTACCACGCACTTCGGGCGTCGAACAGCATTGCCATCGAACGCGGCGAAACATTCGGCGGATTCGAGAAGTCGAAGTATGCCAGCGGTGAATACTTCGACAAGTACACCGAGCAGGAATGGGCTCCTCGCACCGAGCGCGTGCGCGAGTTGTTCGAGGCGGCCAAGATCGACATTCCGACCCAGCAGGACTGGCTCGACCTGAAGGCGTCGGTGATGGAACACGGCATCTACAACCAGAACCTGCAGGCCGTGCCGCCGACGGGATCGATCTCGTACATCAACAACTCGACCTCGTCGATCCACCCGGTCGCCTCGAAGATCGAAATCCGCAAGGAAGGCAAGATCGGCCGCGTCTATTACCCGGCCCCCTTCTTGACGAACGAGAATCTGGACTACTACCAGGACGCGTACGAGATCGGCTACAAGAAGATCATCGATACGTATGCCGAAGCGACGCAGCACGTGGACCAAGGTCTGTCGCTGACGCTGTTCTTCATGGACACCGCCACGACCAGGGATATCAACAAGGCGCAGATCTACGCATGGCGCAAGGGCATCAAGACGATCTACTACATCCGTCTGCGTCAGCTGGCGCTGGACGGCACCGAGGTCGAAGGCTGCGTCTCCTGCATGCTGTGA
- the nrdI gene encoding class Ib ribonucleoside-diphosphate reductase assembly flavoprotein NrdI, with protein sequence MTEIVYFSSVSGNTHRFIERLGRPALRLPLMTGDETLHVDEPFVLLTPTYGGGHQRGGAVPKQVIKFLNVPENRGLLRGVIGAGNTNFGAHYCRAVDIISAKCSVPPLYRFELMGTDEDLRAVDEGLDKFWKRQLLSAM encoded by the coding sequence ATGACTGAGATCGTCTACTTTTCCAGTGTCTCCGGTAATACGCACCGGTTCATCGAGCGTCTGGGTAGGCCCGCTCTGCGGCTGCCGCTCATGACGGGCGACGAGACACTGCACGTGGACGAACCGTTCGTCTTGTTGACGCCCACCTACGGCGGGGGGCATCAACGCGGGGGAGCGGTACCCAAACAGGTCATCAAGTTTCTCAACGTTCCCGAGAACCGCGGGCTGCTGCGGGGCGTGATCGGCGCCGGGAACACGAATTTCGGAGCGCATTACTGCCGGGCCGTCGACATCATCTCGGCGAAATGCTCGGTACCGCCGCTTTATCGGTTTGAACTCATGGGGACTGACGAGGATCTCCGTGCGGTAGACGAAGGATTGGACAAGTTTTGGAAACGACAGTTGCTCAGCGCGATGTAG
- the nrdH gene encoding glutaredoxin-like protein NrdH, protein MAVTVYSKPACVQCNATYRALDGKGISYKTVDISEDLNALDVVKAMGYMQAPVVVTDNDHWSGFRPDKIAAIAAGSGSARGVA, encoded by the coding sequence ATGGCGGTCACGGTCTATTCGAAGCCGGCGTGCGTGCAGTGCAATGCCACCTACCGCGCGCTCGACGGCAAGGGCATCTCTTATAAGACGGTCGACATCAGTGAAGACCTGAATGCTCTCGACGTCGTCAAGGCGATGGGCTACATGCAAGCTCCCGTTGTGGTCACCGACAATGATCACTGGTCGGGCTTTCGCCCCGATAAGATCGCGGCTATTGCGGCCGGTTCCGGATCGGCCCGGGGCGTCGCTTAG